A genome region from Choloepus didactylus isolate mChoDid1 chromosome 12, mChoDid1.pri, whole genome shotgun sequence includes the following:
- the URAD gene encoding putative 2-oxo-4-hydroxy-4-carboxy-5-ureidoimidazoline decarboxylase: MDIEKVNSMDFGEFVDVFGNVIERCPLIAAAVQSQRPFSDLQDLKKHFFALIDALPQPGQEGILRCRPDLAGRELQRGTLAAESQREQSGAGLTSLGADEMRRLAELNAQYRARFGFPLVLAARLSDSAAVPRELERRLRCPPAQELRTALGEVKKIGRLRLADLLGADPAKL; the protein is encoded by the exons ATGGACATTGAGAAGGTCAACTCCATGGACTTCGGGGAATTTGTAGACGTGTTTGGGAATGTCATTGAGAGATGTCCTCTGATTGCAGCTGCTGTTCAGTCCCAGCGCCCATTCTCTGATTTGCAAGATTTAAAGAAGCATTTTTTTGCCCTTATCGATGCCCTTCCACAGCCAG GCCAAGAGGGCATCCTGCGCTGCCGCCCCGACCTGGCGGGCCGCGAGCTGCAGCGGGGCACGCTCGCCGCAGAGTCGCAACGGGAGCAGAGCGGCGCGGGCCTGACGAGCCTGGGCGCGGACGAGATGCGCCGGCTGGCGGAGCTCAACGCGCAGTACCGCGCGCGCTTCGGCTTCCCGTTGGTGCTCGCAGCGCGCCTCAGCGACAGCGCGGCTGTACCCCGCGAGCTGGAGCGCCGACTGCGCTGCCCGCCCGCACAGGAGCTGCGCACCGCCCTGGGCGAGGTGAAGAAGATCGGACGCCTGCGCCTCGCAGACCTGCTCGGAGCCGACCCAGCCAAACTGTAG
- the CDX2 gene encoding homeobox protein CDX-2 isoform X2, with protein MYVSYLLDKDVSMYPSSVRHSGGLNLAPQNFVSPPQYPDYGGYHVAAAAAAAANLDSAQSPGPSWSAAYGAPLREDWNGYAPGGAAAAANAVAHGLNGGSPAAAMGYGSPADYHPHHHPHHHPHHPAAAPSCASGLLQTLNPGPPGPATTAAAEQLSPGSQRRNLCEWMRKPTQPSLGSQVKTRTKDKYRVVYTDHQRLELEKEFHYSRYITIRRKAELAATLGLSERLKFGFRTAEPRKGKSTRRSCSSSSSSSRRRHHLHHSLPSHSRAL; from the exons ATGTACGTGAGCTACCTCCTGGACAAGGACGTGAGCATGTACCCCAGTTCCGTGCGCCACTCTGGCGGCCTCAACCTGGCGCCGCAGAACTTTGTCAGCCCCCCGCAGTACCCGGACTACGGCGGTTACCACGTGGCGGCCGCGGCTGCCGCGGCGGCGAACTTGGACAGCGCGCAGTCCCCGGGGCCGTCCTGGTCCGCAGCATACGGCGCCCCGCTCCGCGAGGACTGGAACGGTTACGCGCCGGGGGGCGCCGCGGCCGCCGCCAACGCCGTAGCTCACGGCCTCAACGGGGGCTCCCCGGCAGCCGCCATGGGGTACGGCAGCCCAGCCGACTACCACCCGCATCACCACCCGCACCACCACCCGCACCACCCGGCCGCCGCGCCTTCCTGCGCTTCGGGGTTGCTGCAGACGCTCAACCCCGGACCGCCGGGGCCCGCCACCACCGCCGCCGCCGAGCAGCTGTCCCCCGGCAGCCAGCGGCGGAACCTGTGTGAATGGATGCGGAAGCCAACACAGCCGTCCCTTGGAAGCCAAG TGAAAACCAGGACGAAAGACAAATACCGCGTCGTGTACACGGACCACCAGCGGCTGGAGCTGGAGAAGGAGTTTCACTACAGCCGCTATATCACCATCCGGAGGAAAGCCGAGCTGGCCGCCACGCTGGGGCTCTCCGAGAG GTTAAAATTTGGTTTCAGAACCGCAGAGCCAAGGAAAGGAAAATCAACAAGAAGAagttgcagcagcagcagcagcagcagccgccgccgccaccacctccaccacagCCTCCCCAGCCACAGCCGGGCCCTCTGA
- the LOC119506763 gene encoding translation initiation factor IF-2-like, with protein MWFGENVARVSFFRRPSSGRSVQGPPPGRHLSQGRGAKPRRRTSGRATGVGSFASAVRNVPLRDPGSRAVGGRSGKGRAGRPGGEGISSLAAPLGPPHGSCSSGTRPCSAPRAAGGAESARPRGRALGSLGRSSSAACRGLAFPRSLRPPRRAPRRRGRGFAPRSWASTNTRLLRVQRKVSSAPGGRGARHGKQYVNSKQTVPTKERSRRRLGARLPRLPVFRRPWRALGTRLGPSLRPAGQTPRTSPGSPQAAGRLSRTGARPSRPWPGRLRETGAGGAPQEALGTGVRSGQTEVSGEDPGARGRVGRQQMPARPLLRSARGSCDHPRRARGLGTWLSASPEIFWTTGLSGHGQEVFFCPKDSKTKIQTIVSLR; from the exons ATGTGGTTCGGAGAGAACGTTGCGCGGGTGTCCTTTTTCCGGCGCCCTAGTTCCGGAAG GTCGGTCCAG GGGCCTCCGCCGGGCCGCCACCTCTCCCAGGGCCGCGGGGCGAAACCGCGACGGCGCACCTCGGGGCGGGCGACAGGCGTAGGCTCTTTCGCCTCCGCTGTCCGAAACGTCCCCCTGCGCGACCCCGGGTCCCGGGCCGTCGgcgggaggtcagggaagggccGCGCGGGCCGCCCTGGGGGTGAGGGGATTTCCTCCCTGGCGGCCCCGCTCGGGCCGCCTCACGGCAGCTGCTCCTCCGGGACCCGCCCCTGCTCGGCCCCGCGTGCGGCAGGAGGGGCAGAGTCCGCGCGGCCGCGGGGCCGGGCGTTGGGCTCGCTGGGCCGGAGCAGCAGCGCCGCCTGCCGGGGCCTCGCGTTCCCGCGGTCGCTGCGCCCACCAAGACGCGCCCCACGCCGGCGAGGCCGCGGGTTCGCGCCTCGGAGCTGGGCTTCCACCAACACTCGGCTCCTCCGGGTTCAACGCAAAGTCTCTTCGGCCCCCGGCGGTCGCGGCGCCCGCCATGGGAAACAGTATGTCAACTCCAAACAAACTGTCCCCACGAAGGAAAGATCTCGCCGGCGTCTCGGAGCCCGCCTTCCGCGTCTGCCCGTGTTTCGGCGGCCATGGAGGGCTCTGGGCACGCGCCTCGGGCCCTCGCTCCGACCCGCGGGGCAGACGCCGCGGACCTCCCCGGGGAGCCCCCAGGCCGCGGGGAGACTGAGCCGGACAGGGGCGCGACCTTCTCGGCCATGGCCGGGCCGCCTGCGGGAAACCGGCGCCGGCGGAGCGCCCCAGGAGGCCCTTGGCACCGGGGTGCGCTCTGGGCAGACTGAGGTGTCGGGGGAGGATCCAGGCGCCCGAGGCCGGGTGGGACGCCAGCAGATGCCCGCTCGTCCACTCCTCCGGAGCGCAAGAGGGAGCTGCGACCACCCGCGCCGCGCACGGGGCCTTGGCACCTGGCTGAGCGCGTCGCCCGAGATATTTTGGACAACTGGCTTATCTGGGCACGGGCAAGAAGTTTTCTTCTGTCCGAAAGACTCCAAAACTAAAATCCAGACGATAGTTTCTCTGAGGTAG
- the CDX2 gene encoding homeobox protein CDX-2 isoform X1, translating into MYVSYLLDKDVSMYPSSVRHSGGLNLAPQNFVSPPQYPDYGGYHVAAAAAAAANLDSAQSPGPSWSAAYGAPLREDWNGYAPGGAAAAANAVAHGLNGGSPAAAMGYGSPADYHPHHHPHHHPHHPAAAPSCASGLLQTLNPGPPGPATTAAAEQLSPGSQRRNLCEWMRKPTQPSLGSQVKTRTKDKYRVVYTDHQRLELEKEFHYSRYITIRRKAELAATLGLSERQVKIWFQNRRAKERKINKKKLQQQQQQQPPPPPPPPQPPQPQPGPLRSVPEPLSPVSSLQGSVPGSVPGVLGPAGGVLNPTVTQ; encoded by the exons ATGTACGTGAGCTACCTCCTGGACAAGGACGTGAGCATGTACCCCAGTTCCGTGCGCCACTCTGGCGGCCTCAACCTGGCGCCGCAGAACTTTGTCAGCCCCCCGCAGTACCCGGACTACGGCGGTTACCACGTGGCGGCCGCGGCTGCCGCGGCGGCGAACTTGGACAGCGCGCAGTCCCCGGGGCCGTCCTGGTCCGCAGCATACGGCGCCCCGCTCCGCGAGGACTGGAACGGTTACGCGCCGGGGGGCGCCGCGGCCGCCGCCAACGCCGTAGCTCACGGCCTCAACGGGGGCTCCCCGGCAGCCGCCATGGGGTACGGCAGCCCAGCCGACTACCACCCGCATCACCACCCGCACCACCACCCGCACCACCCGGCCGCCGCGCCTTCCTGCGCTTCGGGGTTGCTGCAGACGCTCAACCCCGGACCGCCGGGGCCCGCCACCACCGCCGCCGCCGAGCAGCTGTCCCCCGGCAGCCAGCGGCGGAACCTGTGTGAATGGATGCGGAAGCCAACACAGCCGTCCCTTGGAAGCCAAG TGAAAACCAGGACGAAAGACAAATACCGCGTCGTGTACACGGACCACCAGCGGCTGGAGCTGGAGAAGGAGTTTCACTACAGCCGCTATATCACCATCCGGAGGAAAGCCGAGCTGGCCGCCACGCTGGGGCTCTCCGAGAGGCAG GTTAAAATTTGGTTTCAGAACCGCAGAGCCAAGGAAAGGAAAATCAACAAGAAGAagttgcagcagcagcagcagcagcagccgccgccgccaccacctccaccacagCCTCCCCAGCCACAGCCGGGCCCTCTGAGAAGTGTCCCCGAGCCTTTGAGCCCTGTGTCTTCCCTGCAGGGCTCGGTGCCTGGCTCTGTCCCTGGGGTTCTGGGGCCGGCTGGGGGAGTGTTGAATCCCACCGTCACCCAGTGA